From a region of the Daphnia magna isolate NIES linkage group LG1, ASM2063170v1.1, whole genome shotgun sequence genome:
- the LOC116930065 gene encoding uncharacterized protein LOC116930065, translating to MTLYPKLNKKLGLIGAICLIVWGVFILGMQLYVFGYYSRVYGEGTGDNGWGSAYSGMGLANSAACLFFGIFYVIVFTEQATTKMLLWAMILTVVGAGAAAASTVLAALEADWLNTDSQHPCNNASETDASFPTPLICTNWLALEVTVSVLSGLAFSEYIFIGWVVFRGLSAGKHADHDDHHPERHHPPAPADKMEPQPPVLRVNTINPQMKGHQDGPPYSAYNNNNNNQPSKERSPDLNSYDDLNPQYSYHLQQLSMQQQQMAQQTGKQSPKTSPALQYRPPQHQLAPPAPLHNQISRGRLQVLHNQRQRAPPPPVPSKPTVNSSNLYRY from the exons ATGACGTTGTATCCGAAATTAAACAAGAAACTGGGTCTGATCGGAGCCATCTGTTTGATCGTTTGGGGTGTCTTTATCCTCGGCATGCAG TTGTACGTGTTCGGCTATTACAGCCGAGTGTACGGCGAAGGGACGGGCGACAATGGCTGGGGCAGCGCGTACAGCGGAATGGGCCTAGCCAACAGCGCGGCCTGTTTGTTCTTTGGCATCTTTTACGTCATCGTATTCACCGAACAGGCAACCACCAAGAT GCTTTTGTGGGCAATGATATTGACCGTTGTGGGAGCAGGTGCCGCTGCAGCTTCTACCGTTCTGGCGGCCCTGGAGGCCGATTGGCTCAACACGGACTCGCAACACCCGTGCAACAACGCATCGGAAACGGACGCATCATTCCCGACGCCTCTCATTT GCACCAATTGGCTGGCGCTGGAAGTGACCGTGTCCGTCTTGAGCGGATTAGCTTTCAGCGAGTACATCTTCATCGGATGGGTCGTGTTCAGGGGCCTGTCGGCTGGCAAACACGCCGACCATGACGACCACCATCCAGAGCGCCATCATCCGCCAGCACCGGCCGACAAAATGGAGCCTCAACCGCCCGTCTTGCGGGTGAACACCATCAACCCGCAAATGAAGGGCCATcaggacgggccgccgtacagcgcctacaacaacaacaacaacaaccagcCGAGCAAGGAGAGGTCCCCCGATCTGAATTCGTACGACGATTTGAATCCGCAGTACAGCTATCATTTGCAGCAGTTGTCgatgcaacaacagcaaatggCCCAGCAGACGGGCAAACAGTCGCCGAAAACTTCGCCAGCGTTGCAATACCGTCCACCTCAACACCAACTGGCTCCGCCAGCGCCGCTGCACAATCAAATCAGTCGCGGACGTTTGCAAGTGTTGCACAATCAAAGGCAACGTGCTCCACCTCCGCCCGTTCCGTCCAAACCGACCGTCAACAGCAGCAACCTTTATCGCTATTAA
- the LOC116930063 gene encoding uncharacterized protein LOC116930063 gives MSDVDDSNGKPSEHGHWQGGRKSKTDSAKVPSVLLALTGVAIVAIQTYIFIVFGDDGDSYDFFLVCNAMAIASGSVSVLGGILCLCCVSSKRSSSALGCSVFVAVLAAIGAIGSTTVAVMESLRIGSDDPEHPCTSATLTDCSLWFDLEIAVAVLSGVNFILALTLIITISMGMRQPKVRETLRSPPVDVQWRAASIRETVEIEPQPEEMIIAPIVVEEQPPTKVAHIPAKEEEEEEEENESVNMSRGPYIEQLKMLSREELERRLGEHMQHQFLEELRHELSRRNLIPINGRLASSNRSTSSSTKSQVSSQPVPAPQPDYYQQPLGYNKDERF, from the exons ATGTCGGACGTTGATGACAGCAACGGTAAACCATCTGAACACGGTCATTGGCAGGGTGGTCGCAAATCAAAGACGGACAGCGCCAAAGTTCCATCTGTTTTGCTGGCCCTAACAGGCGTTGCCATTGTGGCCATTCAG aCGTACATTTTCATCGTTTTCGGAGACGACGGTGACTCGTACGATTTCTTCCTCGTCTGCAACGCGATGGCCATCGCCAGCGGCAGTGTTAGCGTCTTGGGCGGCATTCTTTGCCTTTGCTGCGTCTCTTCTAAACGTTCTTCATCCGC ATTGGGGTGCAGTGTCTTTGTGGCCGTCCTGGCGGCTATCGGGGCTATCGGTTCCACCACTGTCGCTGTCATGGAATCATTGCGGATCGGTTCCGACGATCCTGAACATCCGTGTACATCTGCAACGCTCACCGACTGTTCGCTGTGGTTCGATTTGGAAATAGCCGTCGCTGTACTCAGTGGCGTCAATTTCATCCTGGCCTTAACTTTAATTATCACCATCTCAATGGGCATGAGACAGCCCAAG GTGAGAGAGACTCTTCGTTCACCTCCGGTGGATGTTCAATGGCGCGCGGCCAGCATCCGCGAGACGGTGGAAATAGAACCCCAACCGGAAGAGATGATAATAGCTCCGATTGTGGTGGAAGAGCAGCCGCCAACTAAAGTTGCACACATTCCtgccaaagaagaagaagaagaagaagaagaaaatgaatccgTTAATATGAGTAGAGGACCTTACATCGAGCAATTGAAAATGCTGTCCAGGGAGGAACTGGAACGTCGTCTCGGCGAGCACATGCAGCACCAGTTTCTGGAGGAGCTACGACACGAGCTGAGCAGACGCAATTTAATTCCAATCAATGGAAGACTTGCCTCTAGTAATCGATCGACCAGCAGTTCGACAAAGAGCCAAGTTTCGAGTCAACCTGTTCCAGCACCGCAACCTGATTACTACCAGCAACCATTAGGCTATAACAAAGATGAACGCTTCTag